Proteins encoded in a region of the Ruegeria sp. AD91A genome:
- a CDS encoding TRAP transporter small permease produces MAGQATVLVDGSRLSQLDQRLLVLERFLALISGFAVFSLMVMAVVSVSGRNALNAPLPGYVDWIEQAMPLIAFLGISYVQRDGGHIRMDIVISRLHGRALWLFELLSVVLILILMLALVWGSWSHFDRSFDFGAPMWSRDSSIDIGIPLWPAKLLAPVAFSVLCLRLALQVWGYGRAFWLDLDAPAAVPLIQDAAAQAAAEAEQFEGQD; encoded by the coding sequence ATGGCAGGACAAGCCACGGTTCTGGTAGACGGTAGCCGTCTGAGCCAGCTGGATCAGCGATTGCTGGTGTTGGAACGGTTTCTGGCGCTGATCAGCGGGTTCGCAGTTTTTTCACTGATGGTTATGGCGGTTGTGTCCGTCAGTGGCCGTAACGCTCTGAATGCACCATTGCCGGGATATGTGGACTGGATCGAACAGGCGATGCCGCTCATCGCGTTTCTGGGCATTTCATATGTTCAGCGCGATGGGGGGCATATCCGGATGGATATCGTCATTTCCCGCTTGCACGGACGAGCTTTGTGGCTGTTTGAACTGCTTTCGGTGGTTCTGATCCTGATCCTGATGCTGGCACTTGTTTGGGGCAGTTGGTCTCATTTCGACCGATCGTTTGATTTCGGCGCGCCAATGTGGAGCCGGGACAGTTCGATCGACATCGGCATACCCTTGTGGCCGGCCAAGCTGCTGGCACCCGTTGCATTTTCCGTTCTCTGCCTGCGCCTTGCGCTACAGGTCTGGGGGTATGGTCGGGCCTTCTGGCTGGATCTGGACGCTCCGGCGGCAGTTCCATTGATACAGGATGCAGCGGCGCAGGCAGCGGCAGAGGCCGAACAGTTCGAAGGGCAGGACTGA
- a CDS encoding C4-dicarboxylate TRAP transporter substrate-binding protein: MKKMLSGAAVAALGVAFVTEAAATEWNASVWGKRRAFTEHVEKLAELVSEKTGGEFTINVSYGGLSKPKENLDGIEIGAFEMAQFCAGYHRDKNRAITVLELPFLGVNNLQEEVAVSHAVYDHPAVKDEMAQWNARIIMTSPMPQYNLVGTGEPRDELAEFDGMRVRATGGLGQAFEAVGGVPTSVPATEAFNAMESGVVDTVAFAQHAHLSFGTINEADWWTANLNPGTVNCPVVVNIDAYEALPAEHREVLDSSIDEAIDHYLANYGGLLEQWDGVLEEKGVQKVMIDDAVIEEFRTKAADPIREKWIADMTEQGLPAQDLYDLVQMTLKQQRGGN; encoded by the coding sequence ATGAAAAAGATGTTGAGCGGTGCCGCAGTCGCCGCCCTTGGCGTTGCTTTTGTAACCGAAGCCGCCGCAACAGAATGGAACGCGTCCGTCTGGGGCAAGCGCCGCGCCTTTACAGAACATGTGGAGAAGCTGGCCGAATTGGTCAGCGAAAAAACCGGTGGCGAATTTACCATCAATGTCAGCTATGGTGGCCTGTCCAAACCCAAGGAAAACTTGGATGGGATCGAAATCGGTGCCTTCGAGATGGCTCAGTTCTGTGCCGGCTATCACCGTGACAAGAACCGGGCGATCACCGTATTGGAGCTGCCGTTTCTGGGTGTGAACAACCTGCAGGAAGAAGTTGCGGTCAGCCATGCAGTTTATGACCATCCGGCGGTCAAGGATGAGATGGCACAATGGAATGCCCGCATCATCATGACTTCGCCAATGCCGCAGTATAACCTTGTCGGTACCGGCGAGCCGCGGGATGAACTGGCTGAATTTGACGGAATGCGGGTCCGGGCGACCGGTGGCCTTGGTCAGGCCTTTGAGGCGGTCGGAGGAGTGCCAACATCGGTTCCGGCGACAGAAGCCTTTAATGCGATGGAATCGGGTGTTGTCGACACCGTGGCCTTTGCACAGCACGCGCACCTTTCGTTCGGGACGATAAACGAAGCTGACTGGTGGACCGCGAACCTGAATCCGGGAACTGTGAACTGCCCGGTTGTCGTCAACATTGATGCCTACGAGGCGCTGCCAGCCGAGCACCGTGAAGTTCTGGACAGCTCGATTGATGAAGCGATCGACCATTACCTGGCGAATTACGGCGGCCTGCTTGAGCAATGGGACGGTGTCCTGGAAGAAAAGGGTGTCCAGAAGGTAATGATAGACGACGCCGTAATTGAAGAGTTCCGCACGAAGGCGGCTGATCCGATCCGTGAAAAATGGATTGCGGACATGACGGAACAGGGCCTGCCAGCGCAGGATCTATATGATCTCGTCCAGATGACGCTTAAGCAACAGCGCGGCGGCAACTGA